In Temnothorax longispinosus isolate EJ_2023e unplaced genomic scaffold, Tlon_JGU_v1 HiC_scaffold_44, whole genome shotgun sequence, a genomic segment contains:
- the LOC139824567 gene encoding uncharacterized protein isoform X2 produces MTPPSPTNSWRNKNRILRGINRGKFAKKQVVLRMENAQKSLADKRLCETKNWFDKCKNVIDGRRIVDLPHLAAEMWCKECNLPLSLRYATDEFRSGLASIITVKCTKCGNSYKVTTNAEVPGDAHMYYTVNLKAVMGIGETHLNTILSALNIPALNPTVVKRHERVVGPAIESVAKDSCREGLQLEKKLTSSALQEDDK; encoded by the exons atgactCCTCCAAGCCCGACCAATTCTTGGAGAAATAAGAATAGAATTTTGCGTGGTATCAATAGAGGAAAATTCGCAAAAAAACAAGTTGTTCTTCGAATGGAAAATGCCCAAAAATCATTGGCAGATAAAAGGTTATGTGAG ACCAAAAATTGGTTCGACAAATGCAAAAATGTCATAGATGGGCGAAGAATTGTTGACTTGCCTCATTTAGCAGCAGAAATGTGGTGCAAAGAGTGCAATTTACCATTATCGTTAAGATATGCTACTGATGAATTCCGATCAGGCCTTGCTAGTATCATCACagtaaaatgtacaaaatgtgGGAATAGTTATAAGGTCACGACCAACGCAGAAGTGCCTGGTGATGCTCATATGTATTACACCGTAAACCTGAAGGCAGTTATGg GTATTGGAGAAACCCATCTCAACACAATTTTATCAGCGTTAAATATACCAGCCTTGAACCCAACAGTAGTGAAAAGACATGAGAGAGTTGTGGGCCCTGCAATCGAGAGCGTAGCCAAAGACAGTTGCAGAGAAGGTCTTCAATTGGAGAAAAAGTTGACTTCGAGTGCTTTACAGGAAGATGATAAGTGA
- the LOC139824567 gene encoding uncharacterized protein isoform X1, translating to MTPPSPTNSWRNKNRILRGINRGKFAKKQVVLRMENAQKSLADKRLCETKNWFDKCKNVIDGRRIVDLPHLAAEMWCKECNLPLSLRYATDEFRSGLASIITVKCTKCGNSYKVTTNAEVPGDAHMYYTVNLKAVMGMIDAGIGETHLNTILSALNIPALNPTVVKRHERVVGPAIESVAKDSCREGLQLEKKLTSSALQEDDK from the exons atgactCCTCCAAGCCCGACCAATTCTTGGAGAAATAAGAATAGAATTTTGCGTGGTATCAATAGAGGAAAATTCGCAAAAAAACAAGTTGTTCTTCGAATGGAAAATGCCCAAAAATCATTGGCAGATAAAAGGTTATGTGAG ACCAAAAATTGGTTCGACAAATGCAAAAATGTCATAGATGGGCGAAGAATTGTTGACTTGCCTCATTTAGCAGCAGAAATGTGGTGCAAAGAGTGCAATTTACCATTATCGTTAAGATATGCTACTGATGAATTCCGATCAGGCCTTGCTAGTATCATCACagtaaaatgtacaaaatgtgGGAATAGTTATAAGGTCACGACCAACGCAGAAGTGCCTGGTGATGCTCATATGTATTACACCGTAAACCTGAAGGCAGTTATGg GAATGATTGATGCAGGTATTGGAGAAACCCATCTCAACACAATTTTATCAGCGTTAAATATACCAGCCTTGAACCCAACAGTAGTGAAAAGACATGAGAGAGTTGTGGGCCCTGCAATCGAGAGCGTAGCCAAAGACAGTTGCAGAGAAGGTCTTCAATTGGAGAAAAAGTTGACTTCGAGTGCTTTACAGGAAGATGATAAGTGA